The following are encoded together in the Streptomyces sp. NBC_00358 genome:
- a CDS encoding GuaB1 family IMP dehydrogenase-related protein, with amino-acid sequence MCRHVRFLNDIQPPYDLTYDDVFMVPSRSAVGSRQGVDLSSPDGTGTTIPLVVANMTAIAGRRMAETVARRGGLVVIPQDIPIEVITEVVSWVKGRHLVLDTPIRLEPHQTVADALALLPKRAHNAGVVVDENSRPVGVVTDADLTGVDRFTQLSEVMSKDLLLLDADIEPREAFNRLDGANRRYAPAVDADGKLAGILTRKGALRATLYTPATDAGGRLRIAAAVGINGDVAGKAKQLLAAGVDTLVIDTAHGHQESMISAVRTVRALDPQVPIVAGNIVAAEGVKDLIDAGADIIKVGVGPGAMCTTRMMTGVGRPQFSAVLECSAEAKKYGKHVWADGGVRHPRDVAMALAAGASNVMIGSWFAGTYESPGDLQQDANGRLYKESFGMASARAVKNRTSEESAYDRARKALFEEGISTSRMFLDPSRPGVEDLIDSVIAGVRSSCTYAGANSLEEFAENAIVGIQSAAGYAEGKPLHASWS; translated from the coding sequence ATGTGCAGGCACGTGCGTTTCCTCAACGACATCCAGCCCCCGTACGACCTGACGTACGACGACGTCTTCATGGTGCCCAGCCGCTCCGCTGTCGGCTCGCGTCAGGGCGTGGATCTCAGCTCTCCCGACGGCACGGGCACCACCATCCCGCTCGTCGTCGCCAACATGACGGCGATCGCCGGCCGCCGGATGGCCGAGACCGTCGCCCGCCGCGGGGGCCTTGTCGTCATTCCGCAGGACATCCCGATCGAGGTCATCACCGAGGTCGTCTCCTGGGTCAAGGGGCGCCACCTGGTGCTCGACACCCCGATCCGCCTCGAACCCCACCAGACCGTCGCCGACGCGCTGGCGCTGCTGCCCAAGCGCGCGCACAACGCGGGCGTCGTCGTGGACGAGAACAGCCGTCCGGTCGGTGTGGTCACCGACGCCGACCTCACCGGTGTGGACCGCTTCACCCAGCTCTCCGAGGTCATGTCCAAGGACCTGCTGCTCCTCGACGCCGACATCGAGCCCCGAGAGGCGTTCAACCGGCTCGACGGCGCCAACCGCCGCTACGCCCCCGCCGTGGACGCGGACGGCAAGCTGGCCGGCATCCTCACCCGCAAGGGCGCCCTGCGCGCCACCCTGTACACGCCGGCCACCGACGCGGGCGGCCGGCTGCGCATCGCCGCCGCCGTGGGCATCAACGGCGACGTGGCGGGCAAGGCCAAGCAGCTGCTCGCCGCGGGCGTCGACACGCTCGTCATCGACACGGCGCACGGCCACCAGGAGTCGATGATCAGCGCCGTCCGGACGGTCCGCGCCCTCGACCCGCAGGTGCCGATCGTCGCGGGCAACATCGTCGCCGCCGAGGGCGTCAAGGACCTCATCGACGCGGGTGCCGACATCATCAAGGTCGGTGTCGGCCCCGGCGCCATGTGCACCACCCGCATGATGACCGGCGTCGGCAGGCCCCAGTTCTCCGCGGTCCTGGAGTGCTCGGCGGAGGCCAAGAAGTACGGCAAGCACGTGTGGGCCGACGGCGGTGTCCGCCACCCCCGTGACGTCGCGATGGCGCTGGCCGCCGGTGCGTCCAACGTCATGATCGGCTCCTGGTTCGCCGGCACGTACGAGTCGCCGGGCGACCTCCAGCAGGACGCCAACGGGCGGCTGTACAAGGAGTCGTTCGGCATGGCGTCCGCGCGCGCGGTCAAGAACCGCACCAGCGAGGAGTCCGCGTACGACCGCGCCCGCAAGGCGCTGTTCGAGGAGGGCATCTCCACCTCGCGGATGTTCCTCGACCCGTCCCGTCCGGGCGTCGAGGACCTGATCGACTCCGTCATCGCGGGCGTCCGTTCCTCCTGCACGTACGCGGGCGCCAACTCCCTGGAGGAGTTCGCCGAGAACGCGATCGTCGGTATCCAGAGCGCGGCGGGCTACGCCGAGGGCAAGCCCCTGCACGCAAGCTGGAGCTGA
- the fmt gene encoding methionyl-tRNA formyltransferase, giving the protein MKLVFAGTPEVAVPALDALIASGRHEVAAVVTRPDAPAGRGRRLVASPVAVRAEEAGIEVLKPAKPRDEEFLARLREIGPDCCPVVAYGALLPRVALDIPAQGWVNLHFSLLPAWRGAAPVQHAIMAGDEITGATTFLIEEGLDSGPVYGTVTEEIRPTDTSGDLLTRLAFAGSGLLAATMDGIEDGTLKAVPQPADGISTASKITVESAHVDWTAPALRVDRVVRGCTPAPGSWTVFRDERLKLIQVATVPDRTDLAPGELFVAKNNVYVGTGSYAVELLWVQAQGKKPMRAADWARGVRIASGERLGV; this is encoded by the coding sequence ATGAAGCTCGTCTTCGCAGGTACCCCCGAGGTCGCCGTTCCCGCCCTGGACGCCCTGATCGCCTCCGGGCGGCACGAGGTGGCCGCAGTCGTGACCCGGCCGGACGCGCCGGCCGGACGGGGGCGACGGCTCGTCGCGAGTCCGGTCGCCGTGCGGGCGGAGGAGGCCGGGATCGAGGTGCTCAAGCCCGCCAAGCCCCGGGACGAGGAATTCCTGGCCAGGCTGCGGGAGATCGGCCCCGACTGCTGTCCCGTCGTCGCGTACGGGGCGCTGCTGCCCCGGGTCGCCCTCGACATCCCCGCCCAGGGCTGGGTCAACCTGCACTTCTCCCTGCTGCCGGCCTGGCGCGGCGCCGCCCCCGTCCAGCACGCGATCATGGCCGGCGACGAGATCACCGGCGCCACCACCTTCCTGATCGAGGAGGGCCTCGACTCGGGGCCGGTGTACGGCACCGTCACCGAGGAGATCCGGCCCACCGACACCAGCGGGGACCTGCTCACGCGGCTCGCCTTCGCCGGATCGGGACTGCTCGCCGCGACGATGGACGGGATCGAGGACGGCACGCTCAAGGCCGTACCGCAGCCCGCCGACGGCATCAGCACCGCGTCGAAGATCACCGTCGAGAGCGCCCACGTCGACTGGACCGCCCCGGCGCTGCGCGTCGACCGCGTGGTGCGCGGCTGCACTCCCGCCCCCGGCTCCTGGACCGTCTTCCGGGACGAGCGGCTCAAGCTCATCCAGGTCGCCACGGTGCCCGACCGCACGGACCTGGCCCCCGGCGAGCTGTTCGTCGCCAAGAACAACGTGTACGTGGGCACCGGTTCGTACGCCGTCGAGCTGCTCTGGGTGCAGGCCCAGGGCAAGAAGCCGATGCGCGCGGCGGACTGGGCCCGCGGGGTGCGGATCGCCTCCGGCGAGCGCCTCGGCGTCTGA
- a CDS encoding barstar family protein, protein MTHGPLAQVCRSAGWQVTELDLTGVLDKAGFMARCVRALDLPEWFGRNWDALADVLGDPDWGPASPGRLLVVTGWRPYARTRPDEWETAQEVLESASGHYQQFDATLSVVLTLGGSDQLPPDQPG, encoded by the coding sequence ATGACGCACGGTCCGCTCGCGCAGGTGTGCCGCTCCGCCGGATGGCAGGTCACGGAGCTCGATCTCACCGGTGTGCTCGACAAGGCCGGCTTCATGGCGCGCTGTGTCCGCGCCCTCGACCTGCCGGAGTGGTTCGGGCGGAACTGGGACGCGCTCGCCGACGTCCTCGGCGACCCCGACTGGGGACCGGCCAGCCCGGGCAGGCTCCTCGTCGTGACCGGCTGGCGCCCCTACGCGAGGACGCGGCCCGACGAGTGGGAGACGGCCCAGGAGGTCCTGGAGTCGGCCTCCGGCCACTACCAGCAGTTCGACGCCACGCTCTCGGTCGTCCTCACCCTTGGAGGATCCGACCAATTGCCCCCTGACCAGCCTGGATGA
- the rpe gene encoding ribulose-phosphate 3-epimerase, whose product MAVQINPSILSADFARLAEEARAVEGADWLHVDVMDNHFVPNLTLGVPVVESLARATDTPLDCHLMIEDPDRWAPQYVEAGAGSVTFHVEAAAAPVRLAREIRAKGARASMALKPATPIEPYEDLLPELDMLLIMTVEPGFGGQAFLDIMLPKIRRTRELISKHGLELWLQIDGGVSASTIERCAEAGADVFVAGSAVYGAADPAQAVRALRTQAQEATAHASWACDH is encoded by the coding sequence ATGGCCGTGCAGATCAACCCCAGCATCCTGTCCGCCGACTTCGCCCGTCTTGCCGAGGAGGCAAGGGCGGTGGAAGGCGCGGACTGGCTCCATGTCGACGTCATGGACAACCATTTCGTACCGAACCTCACGCTCGGGGTGCCGGTCGTGGAGTCTTTGGCCCGCGCGACGGACACACCGCTGGACTGCCATCTGATGATCGAGGACCCCGACCGGTGGGCTCCCCAGTATGTGGAAGCCGGTGCGGGCTCCGTAACCTTCCACGTGGAGGCCGCCGCCGCGCCCGTCCGGCTCGCCCGTGAGATCCGGGCCAAGGGTGCCCGTGCCTCCATGGCGCTCAAGCCGGCGACCCCCATCGAGCCGTACGAGGACTTGCTGCCCGAGCTCGACATGTTGCTGATCATGACGGTCGAGCCCGGATTCGGGGGTCAGGCCTTTCTTGACATCATGCTCCCCAAGATCCGCCGCACGCGCGAGTTGATCAGCAAGCACGGCCTGGAACTGTGGCTCCAGATCGACGGCGGTGTCTCGGCGTCCACCATCGAGCGGTGCGCGGAGGCGGGCGCCGACGTGTTCGTCGCCGGATCGGCGGTGTACGGGGCGGCGGACCCGGCCCAGGCGGTACGTGCACTGCGCACCCAGGCACAGGAGGCGACGGCCCATGCGTCGTGGGCGTGCGACCACTGA
- a CDS encoding ribonuclease domain-containing protein: MLLRPSPRTFAGRLLAGLLVCLTVLLAGCSSTGTAAPGDSAATAASGGAAVPSWAGGLPVVPAAALPAEARATLVLIDRGGPFPYAKDGAVFGNFERELPGEANGYYQEYTVRTPGEGDRGARRIVTGRHGEIFYTDDHYNSFKAVLR, from the coding sequence ATGCTGCTGCGGCCGTCCCCTCGCACGTTCGCGGGCCGCCTGCTCGCGGGACTGCTGGTCTGTCTGACGGTCCTGCTGGCGGGCTGCTCGTCGACGGGCACCGCCGCCCCCGGCGACTCCGCCGCCACGGCCGCGAGCGGTGGCGCGGCGGTCCCCTCCTGGGCCGGCGGCCTGCCGGTCGTCCCAGCGGCCGCGCTCCCCGCCGAAGCGCGGGCCACCCTCGTGCTCATCGACCGGGGAGGCCCCTTCCCGTACGCCAAGGACGGCGCCGTCTTCGGCAATTTCGAGCGGGAACTGCCCGGGGAGGCCAACGGGTACTACCAGGAGTACACGGTGCGGACCCCGGGCGAAGGCGACCGCGGGGCCCGGCGCATCGTCACCGGGCGGCACGGGGAGATCTTCTACACCGACGATCACTACAACTCGTTCAAGGCGGTGCTGAGATGA
- a CDS encoding sugar-binding transcriptional regulator has translation MNRSEEIAVSGMSAGRSAMRMGPAELVQAAAMARRFYLEGKSKIQIAEEFGVSRFKVARVLETALERDLVRIEIRVPAELDAERSDALRARYGLRHAVVVESPAEAEESPDPENLGEVAADLLGELVNEGDVLGLAWGRSTIHMAAALDRLPPCTVVQLTGVYDAGTAERGSVEAVRRAAQVSGGDAHPIYAPMLLPDAATAAALRNQTGIARAFEYFDKVTVACVSIGSWEPGISTVHDMLSDEERAHYASLGVAAEMSAHLFDAEGRRVGRDLGERCITVEADRLRRIPEVVAIAGGQRKAAAIDAVLRSGLVTSLVTDTSAADALMTAGPPPRPALNRADPDGP, from the coding sequence GTGAACAGAAGTGAGGAGATCGCCGTGTCGGGTATGTCGGCGGGCCGGTCAGCCATGCGGATGGGACCCGCTGAGCTGGTCCAGGCGGCGGCCATGGCCCGCCGCTTCTACCTTGAGGGCAAATCCAAGATCCAGATCGCCGAGGAGTTCGGCGTCAGCCGCTTCAAGGTGGCCCGGGTCCTGGAGACCGCTCTCGAACGGGATCTCGTGAGGATCGAGATCCGCGTCCCGGCCGAGCTGGACGCGGAGCGCTCGGACGCGCTGCGTGCCCGCTACGGCCTGCGGCACGCCGTGGTCGTCGAGTCCCCGGCCGAGGCCGAGGAGTCGCCCGACCCGGAGAACCTCGGCGAGGTGGCCGCCGACCTGCTCGGCGAGCTCGTCAACGAGGGCGATGTGCTCGGTCTCGCCTGGGGCCGCTCCACGATCCACATGGCGGCGGCGCTCGACCGGCTCCCGCCGTGCACCGTGGTGCAGCTGACGGGGGTGTACGACGCGGGTACCGCCGAGCGCGGCTCCGTCGAGGCGGTCCGGCGCGCCGCGCAGGTGTCGGGCGGCGACGCCCACCCCATCTACGCGCCGATGCTGCTGCCCGACGCGGCCACCGCGGCGGCGCTGCGCAACCAGACGGGGATCGCCCGCGCCTTCGAGTACTTCGACAAGGTCACGGTCGCCTGCGTCTCCATCGGCTCGTGGGAGCCGGGCATCTCCACGGTGCACGACATGCTCAGCGACGAGGAGCGCGCCCACTACGCGTCCCTCGGTGTCGCCGCCGAGATGTCCGCGCACCTCTTCGACGCCGAGGGCCGGCGGGTCGGGCGTGACCTCGGCGAGCGCTGCATCACGGTCGAGGCCGACCGGCTGCGCCGTATCCCCGAGGTCGTCGCCATAGCGGGCGGGCAGCGAAAGGCCGCCGCCATCGACGCGGTGCTGCGGTCCGGGCTCGTCACCAGTCTGGTGACGGACACCTCGGCCGCGGACGCGCTGATGACGGCGGGACCGCCGCCGCGCCCGGCGCTGAACCGGGCCGACCCGGACGGGCCCTGA
- a CDS encoding primosomal protein N' yields the protein MSSANGHPAEGADGAGGADGAPPEQLALIRETVRRAKAPKAKPRTWRGAALAKELPVARVLVDKGVLHLDRYFDYAVPEELDEAARPGVRVRVRFGAGGRNVRDGRREGGGLIDGFLVERVAESDYSGPLAALAQVVSPEPVLGPELLGLARAVADRYAGSLADVLQLAVPPRHARAEARESPAPPPPPTAPDPGTWRRYGRGADFLASLASGGAPRAVWTALPGPEWAEEIARAVQATLASGRGALVVVPAGRPAARVDTALTALLGKGRHAVLTADAGPERRYREWLAVRRGSVRAVVGTRAAMFAPVRDLGLVVVWDDGDAGHSDDNAPFPHVREVLELRASRDKCGFLLGSWTCTVEAAQLIESGWALPLAADREQVRAAAPMVRTVGDGDLARDEAARAARLPTLAWQAVREGLRHGPVLVQVPRRGYVPRMACAQCRAPARCRHCAGPLEAQDAQALRCAWCGRDEAAWHCQECGGFRLRAQVVGARRTAEELGRAFPAVPVRTSGREQVLDTVPASPALVVSTPGAEPVAEGGYAAALLLDGWAMLGRPDLRAGEDALRRWTGAAALVRPQGAGGTVVVVAEPTLRPVQALVRWDPVGHAVRELAERAELGFPPVSRMAAVSGAPEALAGFLAAAELPPDAEVLGPVPLPAGEAGRPRRPGGPPPGEPGERVLVRVPPGSGAALAAALKSAQAARLARGGSEPIRIRIDPPDIG from the coding sequence GTGAGCAGCGCGAACGGGCACCCGGCAGAGGGCGCGGACGGCGCGGGTGGCGCGGACGGCGCGCCGCCCGAGCAGCTTGCGCTGATCCGGGAGACCGTGCGCCGGGCCAAGGCGCCGAAGGCGAAACCGCGGACGTGGCGGGGAGCCGCGCTGGCGAAGGAGCTGCCGGTCGCGCGGGTGCTCGTCGACAAAGGGGTGCTGCACCTCGACCGCTACTTCGACTACGCCGTGCCCGAGGAACTGGACGAGGCCGCGCGGCCGGGCGTGCGGGTGCGGGTGCGGTTCGGTGCCGGCGGACGCAATGTGCGGGACGGCCGGCGCGAGGGCGGCGGTCTGATCGACGGATTCCTCGTCGAACGGGTCGCCGAGTCCGACTACTCAGGGCCGCTGGCGGCCCTCGCGCAGGTCGTCTCGCCCGAGCCCGTCCTCGGACCCGAACTGCTCGGACTGGCCCGTGCCGTCGCCGACCGGTACGCGGGATCACTCGCCGACGTCCTGCAACTGGCCGTTCCGCCCCGGCACGCCCGAGCCGAGGCCCGCGAGTCGCCGGCGCCTCCGCCGCCCCCCACCGCACCCGACCCCGGGACCTGGCGGCGGTACGGGCGGGGCGCGGACTTCCTCGCCTCGCTCGCCTCCGGCGGTGCCCCGCGCGCCGTGTGGACCGCGCTGCCCGGCCCCGAGTGGGCCGAGGAGATCGCCCGCGCGGTGCAGGCCACACTCGCCTCCGGGCGCGGCGCGCTCGTCGTCGTACCGGCCGGGCGGCCCGCCGCCCGTGTGGACACCGCGCTCACGGCCCTGCTGGGGAAGGGCCGGCACGCCGTGCTGACCGCCGACGCCGGCCCGGAGAGGCGCTATCGCGAGTGGCTCGCCGTACGACGGGGGTCGGTACGGGCCGTGGTCGGCACCCGGGCCGCGATGTTCGCGCCCGTGCGGGATCTGGGACTTGTCGTCGTCTGGGACGACGGCGACGCCGGACACAGCGATGACAACGCTCCCTTCCCGCATGTCCGGGAGGTGCTGGAACTACGGGCCTCGCGCGACAAGTGCGGCTTCCTGCTGGGTAGTTGGACGTGCACGGTGGAGGCGGCGCAACTGATCGAGAGCGGTTGGGCGCTGCCGCTGGCCGCGGACCGGGAACAGGTGCGCGCCGCCGCTCCGATGGTGCGGACCGTCGGCGACGGAGATCTCGCGCGCGACGAGGCCGCTCGGGCCGCCCGGCTGCCCACGCTCGCCTGGCAGGCCGTCAGGGAGGGGCTGCGGCACGGGCCCGTGCTGGTCCAGGTGCCCCGGCGGGGATATGTGCCCCGGATGGCGTGTGCCCAGTGCCGGGCTCCCGCCCGGTGCCGGCACTGCGCGGGGCCGCTGGAGGCGCAGGACGCCCAGGCCCTGCGCTGCGCGTGGTGCGGGCGGGACGAGGCGGCCTGGCACTGCCAGGAGTGCGGCGGGTTCCGGCTGCGGGCTCAGGTCGTGGGCGCCCGACGCACCGCGGAGGAACTGGGCAGGGCCTTCCCCGCGGTGCCGGTGCGTACGTCCGGGCGGGAGCAGGTGCTGGACACGGTGCCGGCGTCGCCCGCGCTGGTGGTGAGCACGCCGGGGGCGGAGCCCGTCGCCGAGGGCGGCTACGCGGCGGCACTGCTGCTGGACGGCTGGGCGATGCTCGGACGGCCCGATCTGCGGGCCGGGGAGGACGCGTTGCGCCGCTGGACAGGGGCCGCCGCGCTGGTCCGTCCGCAGGGGGCGGGCGGCACGGTGGTGGTCGTGGCCGAACCGACCCTGCGGCCCGTGCAGGCGCTCGTACGGTGGGATCCCGTCGGGCACGCGGTGCGTGAACTCGCCGAGCGGGCCGAGCTGGGATTTCCGCCGGTCTCCCGGATGGCGGCGGTGTCCGGGGCGCCGGAGGCGCTCGCCGGGTTCCTCGCCGCCGCCGAACTGCCGCCCGACGCCGAGGTGTTGGGGCCCGTGCCGCTGCCGGCCGGCGAGGCCGGGCGGCCCCGGCGTCCCGGTGGGCCGCCGCCCGGGGAACCGGGGGAGCGGGTGCTCGTCCGGGTGCCCCCGGGGAGCGGCGCCGCGCTGGCGGCCGCGCTGAAGAGCGCGCAGGCGGCGCGGCTGGCGCGCGGCGGGAGCGAGCCCATAAGGATCCGGATCGATCCGCCCGACATCGGGTGA
- a CDS encoding MMPL family transporter, which translates to MKQLDAWKRAAIGIVCGRRSKWLVLALWLLVLVFVAPLGAKLSDAQDNDAQSWLPGSAESTQVLDISNEFRPEQIPAVVVYARPDGLTAQDRRQIAEDVQQVKALREHGVRGAETRGPAFDRPVDPRAAQIYVPITMDAAGWQRISPAVASIRDQVGKGGDGLSVHVTGPGGTAADSSNAFKGIDSTLLYAAMAVVVVMLLITFRSPTLLFVPLLGVVVALFTAQALIYLLAKHAGLTVNGQSAGILTVLVFGAGTDYALLLVARYREELRRHEDRHEAMALAMNRAGPAILASGATVVLSMLVLLVAEMNSTRGLGPVAAIGVGVGLLTMLTLFPALLLVFGRWIFWPAVPHVGSADPTKSGVWARMGRRIARRPRTTWVATALALGVLSLGLIQLRAAGISNADTFTGRPDSIVGQEVSARYFPAGDGDPLVIVSNTAQGREVGRTVAADPGVVPTSIGVPPGTAPEHGGRVLFEATTRAPSDSAAAKATVERVRDAVHAVPGADAKVGGGSAALLDMEKAQTHDNYLVIPLVLLVVLLVLSVLLRALVAPLLLIGTVVLSLATALGVSALAFRHIFDYAGEDVAFPLFVFVFLVALGIDYNIFLTTRIREEAGHRGTREGVVTGLATTGAVITSAGLVLAGTFAALGTLPIVGFAEIGFAVALGVLLDTFVVRSVLVTALFLDVGPKVWWPHRLAHEDGGVPPPDAAEPDAPGAPGTPGETEGPGQASDPASPPG; encoded by the coding sequence ATGAAGCAGCTCGACGCCTGGAAGCGGGCGGCCATCGGGATCGTGTGCGGACGCCGGTCCAAGTGGCTGGTCCTGGCCCTGTGGCTGCTCGTGCTCGTCTTCGTGGCACCGCTCGGCGCGAAGCTCAGTGACGCCCAGGACAACGACGCCCAGTCCTGGCTGCCGGGCTCGGCCGAGTCCACCCAAGTCCTCGACATCTCGAACGAGTTCCGGCCCGAGCAGATTCCCGCGGTCGTCGTCTACGCGCGCCCGGACGGTCTGACGGCACAGGACCGCCGGCAGATCGCCGAGGACGTCCAGCAGGTGAAGGCACTGCGGGAGCACGGCGTCCGCGGCGCGGAGACCCGGGGACCGGCCTTCGACCGGCCCGTGGATCCGCGCGCCGCGCAGATCTACGTCCCCATCACGATGGACGCGGCCGGCTGGCAGCGGATCTCCCCCGCCGTCGCCTCCATCCGCGACCAGGTGGGCAAAGGCGGCGACGGGCTCTCCGTGCACGTCACCGGGCCCGGCGGTACCGCCGCGGACTCCTCCAACGCCTTCAAGGGCATCGACTCGACCCTGCTCTACGCCGCGATGGCCGTCGTCGTCGTGATGCTGCTGATCACCTTCCGGAGCCCCACCCTGCTGTTCGTCCCGCTGCTCGGCGTGGTCGTCGCGCTGTTCACGGCGCAGGCGCTGATCTATCTGCTGGCGAAACACGCCGGTCTGACGGTCAACGGGCAGAGCGCGGGCATCCTGACGGTGCTGGTGTTCGGCGCGGGGACCGACTACGCGCTGCTGCTGGTCGCCCGCTACCGCGAGGAGCTGCGCCGCCACGAGGACCGCCACGAGGCGATGGCACTCGCCATGAACCGGGCCGGTCCGGCCATCCTCGCCTCCGGGGCGACGGTCGTGCTGAGCATGCTGGTGCTCCTGGTCGCCGAGATGAACTCGACGCGCGGTCTCGGACCGGTCGCGGCGATCGGCGTGGGCGTCGGCCTGCTGACCATGCTCACCCTCTTCCCCGCCCTGCTGCTGGTCTTCGGGCGCTGGATCTTCTGGCCCGCCGTCCCGCACGTCGGCTCGGCCGATCCGACCAAGAGCGGCGTCTGGGCGCGCATGGGCCGCCGGATCGCCCGCCGCCCCCGGACGACCTGGGTGGCCACGGCACTGGCGCTGGGGGTGCTGTCCCTGGGGCTGATCCAGTTGCGGGCCGCGGGCATCTCCAACGCCGACACCTTCACCGGGAGACCGGACTCGATCGTCGGCCAGGAGGTCTCGGCACGCTACTTCCCCGCGGGTGACGGGGATCCGCTGGTGATCGTGTCCAACACGGCGCAGGGCAGAGAGGTCGGCCGTACCGTGGCGGCGGACCCGGGGGTGGTGCCGACGAGCATCGGCGTGCCGCCGGGCACCGCGCCCGAGCACGGCGGCCGGGTGCTGTTCGAGGCGACGACCCGTGCCCCCTCCGACAGCGCGGCGGCGAAGGCCACCGTCGAGCGGGTGCGCGACGCGGTGCACGCCGTACCCGGCGCCGACGCGAAGGTGGGCGGCGGCTCGGCGGCCCTGCTCGACATGGAGAAGGCCCAGACGCACGACAACTACCTGGTGATCCCGCTCGTCCTGCTGGTGGTCCTGCTGGTCCTGAGCGTCCTGCTGCGCGCTCTGGTCGCTCCGCTCCTGCTGATCGGGACCGTGGTGCTGTCGCTGGCCACGGCCCTCGGTGTGAGCGCGCTGGCCTTCCGGCACATCTTCGACTACGCGGGCGAGGACGTGGCCTTCCCCCTGTTCGTCTTCGTGTTCCTGGTGGCGCTCGGCATCGACTACAACATCTTCCTGACGACGCGCATCCGCGAGGAGGCGGGGCACCGGGGGACTCGCGAGGGTGTGGTGACGGGGCTCGCCACCACCGGGGCGGTGATCACCTCCGCCGGTCTCGTCCTCGCGGGCACGTTCGCGGCCCTCGGCACCCTGCCGATCGTGGGCTTCGCGGAGATCGGCTTCGCGGTCGCCCTGGGCGTGCTCCTGGACACCTTCGTGGTGCGCTCGGTACTGGTCACCGCGCTCTTCCTCGACGTGGGCCCCAAGGTGTGGTGGCCCCACCGGCTCGCCCACGAGGACGGCGGCGTCCCGCCCCCGGACGCGGCCGAGCCGGACGCTCCCGGGGCCCCCGGAACACCCGGCGAAACCGAAGGACCCGGGCAGGCCTCGGACCCGGCTTCGCCGCCCGGCTGA
- a CDS encoding RsmB/NOP family class I SAM-dependent RNA methyltransferase produces the protein MTEQPRRPQKPGKPYRRPQKDPVRMLAFEALRAVDERDAYANLVLPPLLRKAREKGDFDTRDAALATELVYGTLRRQGTYDAVISACVDRPLREVDPPVLDVLSLGVHQLLGTRIPTHAAVSASVELARVVLGDGRAKFVNAVLRKVARQDLDAWLEQVAPPYDDDPEDHLAVVHSHPRWVVSALWDSLGGGRAGIEDLLEADNERPEVTLVARPGRSTAEELLDALDEDSALPGRWSPYAVRLTEGGEPGAIDAVREGRAGVQDEGSQLVAIALANAPLDGPDRAWLDGCAGPGGKAAMLAGLAARRGATLLASEKQPHRAGLVAKALAGNPGPYQVIAADGTRPPWRPGTFDRVLMDVPCTGLGALRRRPEARWRRRPEDLDGFATLQRGLLRTALESVRVGGVVGYATCSPHLAETRAVVDDVLKHFEGGSAELFDARPLLPGVPGLGDGPDVQLWPHLHGTDAMYLALIRRTG, from the coding sequence GTGACTGAGCAGCCCCGTCGGCCGCAGAAGCCCGGCAAGCCCTACCGCCGCCCCCAGAAGGACCCGGTCCGCATGCTCGCCTTCGAGGCGCTGCGGGCCGTGGACGAGCGGGACGCGTACGCGAACCTCGTCCTGCCGCCGCTGCTGCGCAAGGCGCGGGAGAAGGGCGACTTCGACACACGGGACGCGGCGCTCGCCACCGAGCTGGTGTACGGCACGCTGCGCCGCCAGGGGACGTACGACGCCGTCATCTCGGCCTGTGTCGACCGGCCGCTGCGGGAGGTCGACCCGCCGGTCCTCGACGTGCTCAGCCTCGGCGTCCACCAGTTGCTCGGCACCCGCATCCCCACGCACGCCGCCGTCTCCGCCTCCGTCGAGCTGGCCCGGGTGGTGCTCGGCGACGGGCGGGCCAAGTTCGTGAACGCCGTGCTGCGCAAGGTCGCGCGGCAGGACCTCGACGCCTGGCTGGAGCAGGTCGCGCCGCCGTACGACGACGACCCCGAGGACCATCTCGCCGTCGTGCACTCGCACCCGCGCTGGGTCGTCTCCGCGCTGTGGGACTCGCTGGGCGGCGGCCGGGCCGGCATCGAGGACCTGCTGGAGGCCGACAACGAGCGGCCCGAGGTGACCCTCGTCGCCCGGCCCGGACGCTCCACCGCCGAGGAACTCCTCGACGCCCTCGACGAGGACTCGGCGCTGCCCGGGCGCTGGTCGCCGTACGCCGTGCGGCTCACCGAGGGCGGGGAGCCGGGCGCCATCGACGCCGTCCGCGAGGGCCGCGCGGGCGTCCAGGACGAGGGCAGCCAGCTCGTCGCGATCGCCCTCGCGAACGCGCCGCTCGACGGGCCCGACCGGGCCTGGCTGGACGGCTGCGCCGGACCCGGCGGCAAGGCCGCGATGCTGGCGGGCCTCGCCGCCCGGCGAGGCGCGACGCTGCTCGCCTCGGAGAAGCAGCCGCACCGGGCCGGGCTCGTCGCCAAGGCGCTCGCCGGGAACCCCGGCCCCTACCAGGTCATCGCCGCCGACGGGACCCGCCCGCCGTGGCGGCCCGGCACCTTCGACCGGGTGCTCATGGACGTTCCCTGCACGGGCCTGGGCGCGCTGCGCCGCCGTCCCGAGGCCCGCTGGCGTCGCCGCCCCGAGGACCTCGACGGCTTCGCGACGCTCCAGCGCGGGCTGCTGCGTACGGCGCTCGAATCGGTGCGGGTCGGTGGTGTCGTCGGGTACGCGACCTGTTCGCCGCACCTCGCCGAGACCCGCGCGGTCGTCGACGACGTCCTCAAGCACTTCGAGGGCGGCTCCGCCGAACTGTTCGACGCCCGTCCGCTGCTGCCCGGCGTGCCCGGCCTCGGGGACGGCCCCGACGTACAGCTCTGGCCGCATCTGCACGGGACGGACGCGATGTACCTGGCCCTGATCCGCAGAACCGGCTGA